From the Candidatus Poribacteria bacterium genome, one window contains:
- a CDS encoding type II secretion system F family protein — translation MLLAIAITAFAITTFLILRISSQAGRDRRRLERFTGSPSSKSGISAQMPFRYRLSSMIYSKRYIKLLPIPVAFLAAVASMTMARNFLMGTLWGASTYMVAYLILSALRARQMDKINSQLIDVVNSLVGSIKAGLSLPQAFQILAEEPSLSISREFMGVVNRIQLGATVQQALEWLNSRIPIPELRLVISVLLIYQDVGGDLSYMLEKTADALRYRIRLKGEIRRSTAQTRLSAVIGVAIPFGLAFFIYNLNPGFLTPLYTTRPGLILLSLGLAMSVTGVMIIYRIVRGIEF, via the coding sequence ATGCTCCTGGCAATAGCGATAACGGCATTTGCTATAACCACCTTTCTGATCCTCAGGATCTCCTCCCAAGCGGGAAGGGACAGGCGAAGACTTGAGAGGTTTACCGGCTCTCCGTCCTCCAAGTCCGGTATTTCCGCTCAGATGCCCTTCAGATACAGGCTCTCCTCGATGATCTATTCCAAGAGATACATAAAGCTTCTACCGATACCGGTGGCTTTCCTTGCCGCTGTGGCCTCGATGACGATGGCGCGCAATTTCCTCATGGGGACGCTGTGGGGAGCTTCCACATATATGGTGGCATACCTGATCCTATCCGCATTGAGAGCTAGGCAGATGGATAAGATCAACTCACAATTGATCGACGTCGTTAATTCCCTGGTCGGATCGATCAAGGCGGGGTTGAGCCTGCCTCAAGCCTTCCAGATCTTGGCCGAGGAACCATCCCTCTCTATCTCCAGAGAGTTCATGGGAGTGGTGAACCGAATACAACTGGGAGCTACAGTCCAACAGGCGTTGGAATGGCTCAACTCGAGGATCCCCATCCCCGAGCTCAGACTGGTCATATCGGTGTTGCTGATCTATCAGGATGTAGGAGGAGATCTGAGCTATATGCTTGAGAAGACGGCGGATGCCCTCAGGTATAGGATCAGGCTGAAAGGGGAGATAAGGAGATCCACGGCTCAGACGAGGCTCTCAGCCGTGATAGGCGTAGCTATACCTTTTGGATTGGCCTTCTTTATCTATAATCTCAACCCCGGTTTCCTCACTCCGCTTTATACAACCAGACCCGGTCTGATTCTGCTGAGCCTGGGGTTGGCGATGAGTGTGACCGGGGTTATGATCATCTACAGGATAGTGAGGGGTATCGAGTTTTGA
- the pyrF gene encoding orotidine-5'-phosphate decarboxylase, translating to MGSRQRLILALDVESPQKAADLVRRLSDLISFYKIGLRLFTLGGPRIISKLKEMDVKLFLDLKLHDIPNTVADASRAAVSMGVDMFNLHIGGGMRMMQAAVEAARDEADRIGIPPPILLGVTVLTSLDEDEMRRIYGTERSIRDQVAHMAEMAKSAGLNGVVASPLEIDVIRDRCGEDFTIVTPGVRPEWFERGDQRRVMTPSQALRAGADYIVVGRPIYASDDPRGAAFKIIEEIEG from the coding sequence ATGGGATCACGGCAAAGGCTGATTCTAGCTCTGGACGTGGAAAGTCCTCAAAAGGCAGCGGATCTGGTGAGGAGACTGAGTGATTTGATCTCCTTCTACAAGATCGGCCTTCGTCTCTTCACCTTGGGCGGTCCCCGGATCATCTCGAAGCTTAAGGAGATGGATGTGAAGCTCTTCCTCGATCTAAAGCTTCATGATATCCCGAATACGGTGGCCGATGCATCGCGGGCGGCGGTTTCAATGGGAGTTGACATGTTCAACCTTCATATCGGCGGCGGCATGAGGATGATGCAAGCGGCCGTTGAGGCAGCTCGTGATGAGGCCGACAGGATCGGTATCCCCCCTCCTATTCTCCTCGGCGTAACGGTCCTAACAAGCCTGGATGAGGATGAAATGAGGAGGATATATGGGACAGAGAGGTCGATCAGGGATCAGGTAGCCCATATGGCTGAGATGGCCAAATCGGCGGGACTTAATGGAGTGGTCGCCTCCCCTTTGGAGATCGACGTCATACGGGATAGATGCGGAGAGGATTTCACGATAGTTACCCCCGGTGTCAGACCGGAATGGTTCGAGAGGGGAGATCAGAGAAGGGTTATGACCCCATCCCAAGCGCTCAGGGCCGGGGCCGATTATATCGTCGTGGGAAGGCCGATTTACGCCTCCGATGACCCAAGGGGGGCGGCGTTTAAGATCATCGAGGAGATAGAGGGATGA
- a CDS encoding CpaF family protein, giving the protein MSLIERLRKFEMTNPPRKEETGETQRAKPGRVERTRSRTFSSSVASYRPSRSSEVYEREPLTHRVVQQTLNAQPLNAELTTESDLDLELKIRIHSQVLDLLPPELLSSDDEARIKIEVERILSSILNREMISLSRGEKEKLFDEIMAEILGLGPIEEFMKDPEVTEIMVNGPHRIYIERGGRIYPTGKKFKDDEHLLRIIHRIIAPLNRRLDETNPMVDARLPDGSRVNAVIPPISLIGPVLTIHKFYKERFTMDELIQLGTIDRRMADFLAACVVARLDVMISGGTSTGKTTFLNVLSSFIPEGERLITIEDAAELKLHQEHVITLEARPAGLTGRGGVSIRDLVRNALRMRPDRIIIGEVRGGEALDLLQAMNTGHEGSMSTCHANSPLDMISRLETMALMSGIELPERAIREQIASALDVIVQMGRFPDGSRKVVKITEVQGIQADKVILQDIFVFRRKGLDRNGRVIGEFTYTGARPSFLDQLQEFGFDPAKLGIL; this is encoded by the coding sequence ACCAGGAGCCGTACCTTTTCCAGCAGTGTCGCCTCGTATCGCCCCTCGAGGTCCTCCGAAGTGTATGAACGTGAGCCCCTTACCCATCGGGTAGTCCAACAAACATTGAACGCACAACCGTTAAACGCTGAACTTACGACAGAATCAGACTTGGATCTGGAGCTTAAAATCAGGATACATTCTCAGGTACTGGATCTGCTCCCTCCTGAGCTGCTTTCGAGTGATGATGAAGCGAGGATAAAGATAGAGGTTGAACGCATATTGAGCTCGATCCTCAACCGCGAAATGATATCCCTCTCACGTGGTGAAAAGGAGAAGTTGTTCGACGAGATAATGGCTGAGATACTCGGATTGGGACCGATAGAGGAGTTCATGAAAGATCCTGAGGTGACCGAGATAATGGTAAACGGCCCCCATAGGATATACATTGAGAGAGGTGGTAGAATATATCCGACGGGGAAGAAATTCAAGGACGACGAACATCTGCTCAGGATAATCCATAGGATCATAGCGCCGCTTAACAGACGCCTTGACGAAACTAATCCGATGGTAGATGCAAGGCTACCGGACGGATCGAGGGTTAACGCCGTCATACCTCCGATATCGCTCATCGGCCCCGTGTTGACGATACATAAGTTCTATAAGGAAAGGTTTACCATGGATGAGCTTATCCAACTGGGAACGATCGATAGGAGGATGGCCGATTTCCTGGCAGCGTGTGTTGTGGCGCGGTTGGACGTGATGATCTCAGGCGGAACGAGCACGGGCAAAACGACTTTTCTCAACGTCCTCTCCTCCTTTATTCCCGAGGGCGAGCGCTTGATCACGATAGAGGACGCGGCGGAGCTGAAATTGCATCAGGAACATGTCATCACGCTTGAGGCGAGACCCGCGGGATTGACCGGGAGAGGAGGAGTCTCCATAAGAGATCTGGTTAGGAACGCCCTGAGAATGCGTCCCGATAGGATCATAATCGGTGAGGTTCGAGGTGGTGAGGCTTTGGATCTTCTGCAGGCAATGAACACGGGACATGAGGGGTCGATGAGCACATGTCATGCTAACTCGCCCTTGGATATGATATCACGACTTGAAACCATGGCGTTGATGTCCGGAATTGAGCTACCTGAAAGGGCCATAAGGGAACAGATCGCCTCGGCTCTCGATGTGATCGTTCAGATGGGGCGTTTCCCCGACGGATCGCGCAAGGTCGTCAAGATAACGGAGGTGCAGGGAATTCAAGCTGACAAAGTTATCCTTCAGGATATCTTCGTCTTCAGAAGAAAGGGGCTTGACAGAAACGGCCGGGTCATCGGGGAGTTCACCTACACCGGAGCCAGGCCTTCCTTCCTGGATCAGCTTCAGGAGTTCGGATTTGACCCGGCTAAGCTGGGGATACTATGA
- a CDS encoding VWA domain-containing protein yields the protein MIHRRQIGSFTISLILHLILLLILWVILGSRRPNPLSGEMQVDVLSVRRTRVARRIVPKRITPIVNSRKISPVGSERRVQRMRMKPSTPQISLDLNVKLDDELQMSDEGWLALPQRKEEVKTGPIALPRSRRPTDIFTPAVKRGTIGDIQKGIEPQGITVSDMLDAMVEEMIGKNRSGKMDLIFLVDSSGTMRPHILMVARKLSGMVERVKRANIDLLVGVVSFNRMEREDLINIFGPTNDISRVRERLISIRCIGDERALNALMTAMEKLKLRRKSDRIFVLVTDERMKGEYKVEDVIKVALKNGLSVYVLGVKDPQQVKLARETGGNWFEIPTSKEEYSIW from the coding sequence ATGATCCATCGAAGACAGATAGGTTCCTTCACGATATCCCTTATCCTACACCTGATTCTCCTTCTGATCCTGTGGGTGATCCTCGGATCGAGAAGACCTAACCCCCTCTCCGGCGAAATGCAGGTCGATGTATTGTCCGTCAGGCGGACGAGGGTCGCCCGAAGGATCGTCCCTAAGAGGATCACCCCTATCGTGAACTCACGGAAGATATCCCCTGTTGGATCTGAGAGGAGAGTGCAGAGGATGAGGATGAAACCGTCAACACCTCAGATCTCACTTGATCTCAACGTGAAACTCGATGATGAGCTTCAGATGAGCGATGAGGGATGGCTGGCACTGCCACAGAGGAAGGAGGAGGTGAAAACCGGACCTATCGCCCTACCGAGGTCGAGGAGACCCACTGATATCTTCACGCCCGCCGTGAAAAGAGGGACGATCGGGGATATCCAAAAGGGGATCGAACCGCAGGGAATAACCGTCTCTGACATGCTAGACGCCATGGTTGAGGAGATGATCGGGAAAAACCGATCGGGCAAAATGGATCTGATTTTCCTTGTGGATTCCAGCGGAACGATGCGTCCTCATATCTTGATGGTCGCCAGGAAGCTTTCGGGGATGGTTGAAAGAGTCAAGAGGGCTAACATCGACCTGCTCGTCGGCGTGGTTTCCTTCAATCGAATGGAGCGAGAGGATCTCATAAATATCTTCGGCCCCACAAATGACATATCAAGGGTCAGGGAGAGATTGATCTCGATAAGATGTATAGGCGATGAGCGGGCGTTGAACGCCCTTATGACAGCGATGGAGAAACTGAAGCTCAGACGGAAATCGGATAGGATCTTCGTGCTGGTCACGGATGAGAGGATGAAAGGCGAATATAAGGTCGAGGATGTGATAAAGGTCGCCTTGAAGAACGGGCTCAGCGTCTATGTCCTGGGGGTAAAGGACCCTCAACAGGTGAAGTTGGCTCGGGAGACAGGTGGAAATTGGTTTGAAATTCCAACCTCCAAGGAGGAGTATTCCATATGGTAA
- a CDS encoding ComF family protein: protein MNRWIESLITFLFPARCRCCGSELGIWRIKYICPDCWAKIRPIRDPVCYICGYPLSLDPILRSTPMEPLCRDCIQTRPSFAKARSAVLYQDAVETAIHLLKFEGKLVMARPLAQLLIEHAPLDEFNDAQMVIPMPLSKKRLAERGFNQVEPLARAVAERMGLEYRDDILIKIRHTPPQSQFQGREKRKRNVIGAFQVKDESSISGLNLLLVDDVLTTGATASEAAKVLLEAGAASVYVLTLARAGI from the coding sequence GTGAACAGGTGGATCGAAAGCCTCATAACTTTTCTCTTTCCCGCCAGATGTAGATGTTGTGGAAGTGAGTTGGGAATATGGCGGATCAAATATATCTGCCCTGACTGCTGGGCCAAGATCCGGCCTATCCGTGATCCTGTCTGCTATATCTGTGGGTATCCTCTTTCCCTTGACCCCATTCTCCGTTCAACCCCCATGGAGCCCCTTTGCCGTGACTGCATTCAGACCAGACCCTCCTTCGCCAAGGCCCGATCGGCCGTTCTATATCAGGACGCCGTCGAGACGGCCATACATCTGCTGAAATTCGAGGGCAAGCTGGTGATGGCTCGTCCACTGGCCCAACTTTTGATCGAACATGCCCCGCTTGACGAGTTCAACGATGCCCAAATGGTCATCCCAATGCCTCTCTCCAAAAAGCGTTTGGCCGAGAGGGGATTTAACCAGGTCGAACCGCTGGCGAGAGCCGTCGCCGAAAGGATGGGTCTTGAATATAGGGACGATATCCTCATCAAAATCCGCCATACTCCCCCTCAAAGTCAGTTCCAAGGGCGAGAGAAACGAAAGCGGAACGTGATAGGAGCCTTTCAGGTCAAAGACGAATCCTCGATATCAGGGCTAAACCTGCTGCTGGTAGATGACGTCTTAACGACAGGAGCAACAGCCTCTGAAGCTGCCAAGGTCCTCCTTGAAGCCGGTGCCGCTTCCGTCTATGTTCTGACCCTGGCGCGGGCGGGGATATGA
- the pyrE gene encoding orotate phosphoribosyltransferase has product MRRDEIIDMFRQTGALLEGHFKLRSGMHSPIFFQSAVVLQYPRYAERLCGEIAEQVKGFNITLVIGPAVGGVILAYETARHLGARAIFGEKDGSGGMFLRPGFEIRPDDRVLAVDDVLTTGGSVRKVMDLAERMGGKVVAVGCLIDRSGGKALFDVPKISLLTLDVPTYAPEECPLCRAGSRAVEP; this is encoded by the coding sequence ATGAGAAGGGACGAGATAATCGATATGTTTCGTCAGACCGGAGCGCTCCTTGAGGGACATTTCAAGCTTCGCTCCGGAATGCATAGTCCTATCTTCTTCCAGTCAGCCGTCGTGCTCCAATATCCCCGATATGCCGAGAGGTTGTGCGGGGAAATAGCTGAACAGGTCAAGGGATTTAACATAACCCTCGTTATAGGTCCGGCCGTGGGTGGGGTGATCCTGGCATATGAGACGGCCAGGCATCTCGGGGCGCGGGCGATCTTCGGCGAAAAGGACGGCTCAGGCGGGATGTTCCTCAGGCCGGGGTTCGAGATAAGGCCGGATGACAGGGTGCTAGCCGTGGATGATGTCCTGACGACAGGCGGATCGGTGAGGAAGGTAATGGATTTAGCCGAGAGGATGGGCGGGAAGGTCGTCGCCGTGGGATGTTTGATAGATAGAAGCGGAGGCAAGGCCCTCTTCGATGTGCCTAAGATATCGCTTCTAACTCTGGATGTGCCCACTTATGCTCCAGAGGAATGTCCCCTCTGTCGGGCCGGGAGCAGAGCTGTGGAGCCTTAG
- a CDS encoding DUF192 domain-containing protein produces MFATVVNRTKDRIIGDRIKIADTFLSRFLGLLGKKGISPGEGVLIVPCNSVHTLFMRFTIDVIFLDERMKVIKILPLLKPYRFSPIVRGAHSVLELAEGEIERIGIEVDDLLEVISE; encoded by the coding sequence GTGTTCGCCACAGTGGTAAATCGAACCAAGGACAGGATAATAGGTGATAGGATAAAAATCGCTGATACCTTCTTGAGTAGATTCCTCGGCTTGCTCGGCAAAAAAGGTATCTCACCCGGCGAAGGGGTTCTGATCGTCCCCTGTAACTCAGTTCATACCCTCTTCATGCGATTTACGATCGACGTGATCTTCCTCGATGAGAGGATGAAGGTGATAAAGATTCTGCCCCTGCTGAAACCCTACAGATTTAGCCCCATCGTTAGAGGAGCCCATTCTGTGTTGGAGTTAGCCGAGGGGGAGATAGAAAGGATAGGAATCGAGGTCGATGACCTTCTGGAGGTCATCAGCGAGTGA
- a CDS encoding 7-carboxy-7-deazaguanine synthase QueE translates to MVRVIEIFYSVQGEGHRTGQPMVFVRFAGCNLRCDFCDTKYAWKMEKGKRMSEEEVLEEVSKYGCDWVCLTGGEPTLQDLSRLIPMLREEGYEVAIETNGTIFQKSLRLASWITVSPKPGAEVHPLVMEIADELKYVIRSEEDLKRIRYHPLIYLQPVDNNPQAVQICVNAVLKNPRWRLSVQVHKLIGIP, encoded by the coding sequence ATGGTAAGGGTTATAGAGATCTTCTACTCGGTTCAAGGCGAGGGACATCGCACCGGTCAGCCTATGGTCTTCGTTAGATTCGCCGGATGTAATCTGAGATGCGATTTCTGCGACACGAAATACGCCTGGAAGATGGAAAAGGGAAAACGCATGAGCGAGGAGGAGGTCTTGGAGGAGGTCTCGAAATACGGGTGCGATTGGGTTTGTCTGACAGGAGGCGAACCTACGTTGCAGGACCTTTCGAGATTGATCCCGATGCTCAGGGAGGAGGGGTATGAGGTGGCGATTGAGACCAACGGGACTATCTTTCAGAAATCGCTCAGGCTCGCATCCTGGATAACGGTGTCGCCTAAGCCCGGGGCGGAGGTACATCCGCTTGTAATGGAGATCGCCGACGAGCTGAAATACGTCATACGATCCGAGGAGGATCTTAAGAGGATAAGATATCATCCGCTCATCTATCTTCAGCCCGTGGATAACAACCCCCAGGCCGTGCAGATCTGCGTGAATGCTGTCCTGAAGAATCCCAGATGGCGTCTATCGGTACAGGTTCACAAGTTGATAGGGATCCCCTAA
- a CDS encoding type II secretion system F family protein produces the protein MSFWYYLIIFSISSFISLYLLRRREIEVERRIKEMPPMGAIARIDAILRGFIPPAVRDKLEEKLEIAGNPWGLRAGSFLLLQIASLVAAPLFYLLTAETVSRVFPKPVFLILLLINALFLPYTWIIRRGRKRQENIEKTLPDFLDMLDILIGAGFSFSTAMEKILGYIQKGALKEELSRVINEMRVGRSFEEAMKGLSQRMRMPILSSFVGAVIQAHKLGVDISDVIRAQAESIRTHRRQKAEEAAAKAATKMIFPLILCTLPMLFILLMGPVIIRALSLMR, from the coding sequence TTGAGCTTTTGGTATTATCTGATCATATTCTCCATATCGAGCTTTATTTCGCTTTATCTTCTCCGAAGGAGAGAGATCGAAGTTGAGAGAAGGATCAAGGAGATGCCCCCGATGGGGGCTATTGCCCGCATCGATGCGATCCTTAGAGGATTCATCCCTCCTGCTGTCAGGGATAAGCTTGAGGAGAAACTGGAGATCGCGGGCAACCCATGGGGACTGCGGGCAGGATCTTTCCTCCTACTTCAAATCGCATCGCTCGTGGCAGCACCTCTTTTCTATCTGCTGACCGCTGAAACGGTCTCCAGAGTCTTCCCGAAACCTGTCTTTCTTATCCTGCTTCTCATCAATGCCCTTTTCCTCCCTTACACTTGGATCATCCGCAGAGGTAGAAAGAGACAGGAGAACATTGAGAAAACGTTGCCCGATTTCCTCGACATGCTCGACATCCTTATAGGAGCAGGTTTCTCCTTCTCCACCGCTATGGAGAAGATCCTGGGATACATACAAAAAGGGGCTCTTAAGGAGGAGCTTTCGAGGGTGATCAATGAGATGAGGGTGGGAAGGTCTTTTGAGGAGGCGATGAAAGGGTTATCTCAGAGGATGAGGATGCCGATACTCTCATCCTTCGTGGGGGCGGTGATTCAAGCGCATAAACTTGGAGTGGATATAAGCGATGTTATAAGGGCACAGGCGGAGTCCATAAGAACTCACAGACGGCAAAAGGCAGAGGAGGCCGCAGCCAAGGCGGCCACGAAGATGATTTTCCCCCTTATACTCTGTACGCTGCCCATGCTTTTCATCCTTCTTATGGGACCTGTCATCATAAGGGCCTTATCGCTGATGAGGTGA